AATAGTCCGAGGGACGGCCTTAAGACTCGTACCACCACGGACAGAAGTAAGGGAGCCACCGCGGTCAATGGTTGTCTTTTTCGATCCAGCCTGAACAACATCGCAATCACCAGTATCAAGACTACATTTGTAAACTCTCAATGGATCTAAACCATAAAACATGTGCATGTAACCACGGGACTCTTTGGTGATTTCCGGTGTCAAGGTATCAAAGAACGGTgtccaattcttctcaaagGGGTAATCACCCATTAATGCAGTTCTCATCTGTAATGTTCGTTTCCTAGTACCAGGAGTAACTCTCCTCAGTGGAAAGGTGGAGAACATGGTTCTTCTACCACGGAAATCTTGATTGAAAACGATAATAGGCTCGTGGATCTTTCCTGTGGTTTTGTAGATAATTCTAGGATCTTCAGGTCCCAAAAGATCGGACCGACTTTCACTATCTAGATCAATGTCTAAAATGGTTGGGAAATGAATTGTGACATTATCTAGTTCAGTTTTTTTACCAGAACGCGCAAACTTGTACAAGACCTGCTTCAATTCTTCGTCAGGAACATCCACATACCGTAACCGACGACCTTTCATCTCATGCCAATGGGAATCGTACAATTGCAACCGAATAAGAGAGATGACGGGAATTTTGCTGGGAGAATAGACAAGCCGGCTGGCCATAAGATGACATTCCTCATCAGAAAGCCACACAGACGAGCCTGTGAATCTATACCAATCGGGGAGGGAAGCGAAATCCACCTCATCAAGATTTGCATCTTTACCAGCGATCAACGCTCCGTAACCGGACGTTCTAAGATAATCATTGAGGTATTCAAAATCATCGGGAAGTAGTTTTGTCTCTGTGTGCTGAATGATTCGCCTGGAGTCTGAAGTATCAGGACGATACAGGATATCGTCGCAGGATTGATCGATGAAGTAATTTTTATCGTCGGGGAAAGGACGCATTCCGACAAAACCATCCACTTCAATAGGCTCATAGTCGGCGTGCAACACGGTCTCAGAAATACAGCTTCCAGTCGGCTCACCATGATGGGGATCAACACCAACGGGAAGAGCAGCATGCATCTTCGAGAATCTTTCTCTGTCAGAAGATTCCGTTTCCTTTAAAGCTGCAGGCTTTTGTTCCTCATATAATTGTTTCAATCGATCATCAAACAAATTCTTGATGCTTTTCTCGTCGCCACTAATGCCAGCTATATTACCTAGAGATTGCAATTGAGCATGGCCACGAGTTAGTGTTAAGACTATAAGAACAAGCAAGACCACCGTGAGTGTGAGTCTGCGTATCCTTGATTTGGAATGAGGCAGGATGGTAAATAGGGAGAGTGCCATctagagaaagaaataatgAAACAAGTAGAGAGAGACTTAGAAAAGACTGAACAGCAGGATAGTACGTACGGTTAATAGTTgagcaagaaaaagaaccgAAACGCGAGAGGAAATTTCATATATAAATACTCTGAGGATTTCTAGGGGATAAAGGAAAACAGAAAAGGCAGAAAAGGCAGGAAGGCAGAAGGGGcagatgaaaaggaaagaaagagagaaggCGGAAAAATAGGCGAGTAGAAACAGACCAGTACTGCTGATAAAATAGATGCTATCATGAAATTCAGACGTGGCTGAACCTATGATGAAATTAGAAACTTGAGATTGAAATTGAGAATATTGAAATTTCATCGTTCATGCTGGTCTCCTTATTTAGGACCCTTTTTCAAGTGATAACAgtttttttaattttttaGTTTTTAGTTTTTCAAGTGATAACCgttttcaatttttcaatttttttgaCTTTTCACGTGACAAGAAAAAGGTCTTTTAAAACTCGCACCTTCCGgtagagaaaaaaattctGAAGTCACTTTTTGCTCGCGAAAAGGTTGgaaaagtttttcaaaatttATTCATGTGGATAAGAAATCTCTCGTGTAAGTAGtttctttgttttcaaCATAGACGTTCTTGAAGTCAAACAGTTAGGACTAGATTTCTCAAGATGCCAAGAGCTCCAAGAAACTACTCTAAGACCTACTCGGTTCCAAAGAGACCTTTCGAAATCGCAAGATTGGACGCAGAATTGAAGTTGTGCGGTGAGTACGGTTTGAAGACTAAGCATGAAATCTATAGAATTGGATACCAGCTTTCCAAGATTAGAAGAGCTGCAAGAGACTTATTAACCAGAGATGAGAaggatccaaagagattgtTTGAGGGTAACGCTTTGATCAGAAGATTGGTTAGGGTTGGTATCTTACCAGAAGACAAGATGAAGTTGGATTACGTTTTGTCCTTGAAGATTGAGGActttttggaaagaagattacAAACTCAAGTGTTCAAATTGGGTTTGGCTAAATCCGTTCATCATGCTAGAATCTTGATTAAACAGAGACATATTGCTGTTGGTAAACAGCTTGTTAGCATCCCATCTTACATGGTTAGATTGGACTCCCAAAAGCACATTGATTTCGCTGCTACTTCTCCTTACGGTGGAGGTAGAGCTGGTAGAGTTAAGAGAAGATCCGAGAAGGCTAAGGCTGACGCCGCTAAGGCTGAGGAGGAAGGTGCTGACAAGGAGTAACAATATAATTTTTTAAGTTCCTTCTAGGTAATCTCGTCAATAAACATATTAATATATGTATAACATACAGACATACACCTCACACCTCTACTATGgcagtgaaaaatttctACTCCTTTTTCATTCTATTGGCACATAAATTGAACTGACAGATtcgaaatttgaaaagtgattaaaaaaaaattttatcCCCCTCAAAGAGGCCGCCACCCCAAGAGAAACTCTTCCCGTAGAATTTCTACTGGACCTCCTCGGCCGGAGATTTAtgagtgaaaaattttagcCTTGAAGAGTTTCTACTTTACATCATTTACTTAGTCGACTATATCAGCAACAGTTAAACAAGATGGGTAAAAGGTATGTATAAGAGAAACGATGAGAGTGAAGTTGATCCACTATATGAATCTCTACTAACACATCATAAAGTCACGGTTTAAGATCAAGAACTCGTTACGCATTCAGTCGTGACTACAAGAAGCATGGTGGACTTCCAATGTCCACCTACTTGAAGGTCTACAGAGTTGGTGATATCGTTGATATCAAGGTGAACGGTTCTATCCAAAAGGGTATGCCATTCAAGTTCTATCACGGCAGAACCGGTATTGTGTACAATGTCACAAAGTCCGCTGTTGGAATTATTGTTAACAAGATTGTTGGTAACAGATATCTCGAAAAGAGAATCAACGTCAAGATTGAGCATGTTAAGCACTCCAAATGTAGAGCTGAGTTTTTGGAGAGAGTCAAGGAGAATGCTGCTAAGAGAATCGAGGCTAAGACTGCCGGAAAAACCGTTCAGCTTAAGAGAAAACCTGCTCCACCAAGAGGTTCTAAGGTTGTCACGGGTGTTCCAACCACTTTGGCTCCTGTTGCTTACGAGACCTACATTTAAAGGGACTTGGTAATTGTCTATACTTTAATTAACTTAGTAGTTAATATCAGTACAGCCAGAAAAATTTATGCCTAAAATTTTGATCTTGATTGGCCTCATTATCTTGtcgttcttcttcttcttccttaccCAATGGCTATAGACAACAAGAAAATAGGTAGAATAGAGTCCGATATCAATCAGTCGATGCCGTATTTGGCCTCGGATGAGAAGTCTTCCACACTGAAAGATCCGTATCCCTCTACGGAGACTCGTGGCCAACCTACTCCGGATGATGATATAGAGGGAATCAAACAGCAACTTTACAGACGGAAGGGACAGATTttgcttcaacaacagttacagaaagagaaagaagcagagcAAGTCAAGCCGTGGGTGCATTTTGTCTCGGGTGGTTTGGGAGGTATGTGTGGTGCAATATTCACTTCTCCATTCGATGTTGTCAAGACCCGATTACAGTCATCAGTGTTTCATGAAGTATACAAAACCCAGGTTGGTTCACGATCTCTTGTATCAAGTATTGGCAAGCATTTTCAAGAGACTTGTTCGATTATCTACAACGTCTATAAGATTGAGGGATCCAGGGCTCTATTTAAAGGATTAGGACCGAATTTAATCGGAGTGATACCGGCCAGGTCGATTAATTTCTTTACTTATGATTATACCAAGGGcttgttgaagaaaacgGATTATtttaaaggagaagagacCTCATTCATACATCTTCTTGCCGGTTTAAATGCCGGTATCGTGACGAGTACGGCTACCAATCCAATTTGGTTGATCAAGACCAGATTACAACTAGACAAGGCCACTAAGAAGGAGTACAAGAACTCGATTGACTGTCTCAGAAAGACAATCAAAAATGAGGGTTTCTTTGCCCTCTATAAAGGATTATCAGCCTCGTATCTTGGCTCCGCAGAGTCCACCATTCAATGGATTCTCTACGAGCAGATGAAGGGGATGATTAGACACCGTGCGGAGAGATTGGCAGCATTGGGAAGAGAGAGAACTCGGGTGGATAACGTGGCCGACTGGTTTGCCAGATCCGGTGCTGCCGGTTTCGCCAAACTCATAGCGTCGTTAATTACGTATCCGCACGAAGTTGTGAGAACACGTCTTAGACAGGCACCGATGGAGAATGGTAAGCCAAAGTATACTGGACTTATTCAATGCTTTAAGCTGGTATTTAAAGAGGAAGGATTCGTTTCGATGTACGGAGGATTGACACCCCATTTAATGAGAACGGTTCCTAACAGCATGATCATGTTTGGTTCCTGGGAACTCTTCACCAAGGCTTTGTCCAAATTATGACTGTAACATAACCATTATAACTTGTATATATAATTGCATCCTAACACCAGAGAGTTAAAGTCACAAATTGACGAACCAGCCGTTGTGTACAGATACATATATCATCTATTATCCACATGTCCTTTAAATACGTCTTCGAGAGATATCTCAAAGATCCCGACAAATACCCTGAGATAGTACTTTTCAACGATCATCATGCCATCATCGTCAAGGACCAGTATCCCAAATCaattttccattttttaGTTATTCCCAAATCCAAAAAGTATACCCATTTAAAGCCACAGGTAGCATTTCAAGATGCAGAATTCCGCCATCTAGTCAGCGAATACATTgaaaaggccaaagaaATGATCGTTAAAGCATTCAACGATAAGTATCGTTTCAAAGATGATGGAAATACCATAGAAAATCACATCAAGGTGTGCTGTCACTCACTACCGTCAATGCGTAATTTGCATGTTCACGTGATGACCACAGACCTGCACAGTAAGTGTCTGAAAAACAAGAAGCACTACAACAGTTTTGCATCCGAATTTGCAATCAATTGGGAAGAGATGCCACTGAGTAAAAGTGATCCGCGGTTCAATGAGGAATACTGTAAATCACTACTTAAAAGGGATATGATCTTCGAAGGACACAACTATGACGGGCATTTTGCCGAGGTAAAAAAGGCCATAGACGATCGATATCATAAAGAGATCTTGGAGTCCAAACCCTGATATATGAATCGATACATGTCACCTTCGTCGAGTCCCTTGGCCGTATTGACGGGCTGCTCCTTTTGCTCAAAGATGTCCTCCAGTTCGACACCCTTTTCACCCTCTTCCTTAGTTATATACCCACCAAATATATACTCCTGTAATGATTTCTCGACAATTTCGAGGCATTTGCGGGTCATTTCGTCGTCTTTGGCAATAATTTGTTCGTTTACAACCTCTGTCGAGTTAATCCAATCGTCAACTTCGGGCAgatgcttctttctcaatagtGTAGTAAGTAGACCTTCATGCTGCGTGGTATCGAATTCTTGATTAGGAAATACATCAGAAGACTCAAGGGGTTGTCTATTTGCATCCAAAGTTCTTGCAAACGAATTCAGTTGTGACATGATAACGTTGAACTGGTTCTGAACTGTGGTccaatttggaagaggctgaTTTGCACGAAGCATgtcttcaatttttctcAAAGAATGCGTGAGCTGGGTGAGACGAGGCCGAACTTGTTCAAGGGGAAGAATAGGTACTTCTTGAAAGTTAAGAGAGGGAGATTTCGACATTTGAGCAGTGTAATTGGAAGAAAGCAACGTTATGTGAAGAGTAAGAAATCGGataataagaagaaatcgCGGAAATACACTCCACCCAATTGTTCATTGTTCATTgttcactttcttctttaatgTCGCAACGAAAACACCACTTGCAGCGCATTCATGCTCTTCAAGAGAGGTACATTTCATCCTCAAACCTTCTTGGCAAGGTCACCCGGTTAGAATCCAAAAGTCCCAAGACTGCCACTGACTATaaaaatattgaaaaaCTCAATGGAAAATACAAGCTCCTTCTTAAATACGAGCAGGATCACTCCAAACTCTCTGAGGCAACTAGCGATTTTTCTTCCGAGGCTCCAAAACTCCTCAAACATCATTCCATTTACTACGATGCAGAATTAAATCCTTTGGGAAAAGCTCCATTTTCGGGTCTTCCTAACTTTGCGTCCTACAAAGTTAAGCAGTCAACCATACCGTCCAACACAGATGAACCAATTCCCCTTCCATCAACGCCAAAGCCTCGGTTCTACAAACTTAAACAAGTACAGACAACCTACGTCAGCAAATCATATAACGAGTagcattttttttaatttaATTGAAGGCATGATGAATAGAATAATGACAGAAAAGAGCTCATTTTTCCTTGGCGAACAATCTCTCGATCTCTGAAATGGATTCAGCCAAAACTCTGTCCTCGAGTTTAGGAtctttcaagttcttttgGACATTTCCAATAACAGTGGAAGACAATTGCTCTTGTTGTAATTGTCTCACCTGGGCCTCGTATCTAAGCCAAGAATCCAAGACAGACTTGGCCTCACTAGCGACATGGACCTTCTGCTTTAATTCAAATGATTCTGCTTCCAACGCTGCAGTTTCCTTTGACATCTCAAAGAGAGCCTTGGTAGTGGAAACAATGTCTTTCAAAGTGGCAACCTGATTTATTCTGTCCTTAACAGCCTGAACATGATTAGCTCTAGCATCGTTCAATAATTTAGTAACTGCAGCCATTCTATTCTTAGCGAATTCTCCATACATTGGCACGACAGTCTTGACAATCAAATagacaaaggaaaagaaagtgatCACCAACATACTTTCATCATTGACGACGTATAAACCCTCCGAAATGGCATAGATAGtagcagcagtagcagtagCCAAAGTACCAGTTTTAgtcaagaagttggaacCAGGAAGGGCGGcaattagagaagaagcctTAGTCTTAGGATCAACCTTAGAAGGAGACTTGTCAGATTGTGGGGTCTTGGTAGCTAAGAATCTTAGGCCAATGGGGGAGATGGGTCTGGCGGAAACCAATAAGGCCGATCTAAAAACCACTGGTTTGACAGCTCTTAGAGCCAATCTAGTTGCCAACATATTGATTTGCGAATGTACAGAAACAAAGAGCGTTCGATTAACAACatactttttttctttcaatctcttcttgtcACCAAGAATCCTATGCGATTCGCGGCAGCCTCGAGAatcgaaaattttttttcgcGCTTTTTATTGGCGGAATGAGAAATGCGGATTAGGTAATTGAGTAGCTATGAGTATATAGATAAAGAGATTAGGCGTAGACACTAATAGAAGGAAGTGGGGGTTAgtaaagataaagaaggTAGGGGAAAGGGAAGTATACTTACGTCTGCAATCCGTCATTATGTTCCATTTGCTCTTGATAATTGATCCTCTTGAGAATCTCACTCACGGAACTCTCTTGCATTATTCCATCTATGATTAGCTCATCAAGAATATGATAGGCCAGCTCgaagttgaaaatgatGTCTAATTCACAGACATTTCCGTAGATTTTGTCCATGATTTCAACATAACGTTGAATAACCTCTAAAGTCAGTAGTTCGTTTTCTTCCGTATCGATGGATGctacaaaaaaaagagaagcataTCTTTT
This sequence is a window from Brettanomyces nanus chromosome 3, complete sequence. Protein-coding genes within it:
- a CDS encoding uncharacterized protein (CAZy:GT91) produces the protein MALSLFTILPHSKSRIRRLTLTVVLLVLIVLTLTRGHAQLQSLGNIAGISGDEKSIKNLFDDRLKQLYEEQKPAALKETESSDRERFSKMHAALPVGVDPHHGEPTGSCISETVLHADYEPIEVDGFVGMRPFPDDKNYFIDQSCDDILYRPDTSDSRRIIQHTETKLLPDDFEYLNDYLRTSGYGALIAGKDANLDEVDFASLPDWYRFTGSSVWLSDEECHLMASRLVYSPSKIPVISLIRLQLYDSHWHEMKGRRLRYVDVPDEELKQVLYKFARSGKKTELDNVTIHFPTILDIDLDSESRSDLLGPEDPRIIYKTTGKIHEPIIVFNQDFRGRRTMFSTFPLRRVTPGTRKRTLQMRTALMGDYPFEKNWTPFFDTLTPEITKESRGYMHMFYGLDPLRVYKCSLDTGDCDVVQAGSKKTTIDRGGSLTSVRGGTSLKAVPRTIVQRLLRREGVFDPDYPVQMWIGFAKTHIDDCGCGHMIYRPTLLVLVKQDNSFRVDLMTDSIDFGKDVMAWNDHSSIYCDDGNNVMNPNEISFWDVGEEEPMEAANWDPENDPLPYYNDYMGLTLSEADENVEVIFLKNVMNYVLGAYEHNKLVLGLKDVYGGVEERSKKVETCMLRAGIKYCEKYAASHKMPSSEKEAVSEDEAVSEDEVVSEDEAVSEDKVVGEDEVDVSEDEVDVSKDKVDDNEADASEDKVDISKDKVDVSEDEVESSNIGSDNDVDKSSSDETTDDSGNDTDKNSNDETDDSVQLKKPDPETVE
- the RPS9B gene encoding ribosomal 40S subunit protein S9B (BUSCO:EOG09343Z78), with the protein product MPRAPRNYSKTYSVPKRPFEIARLDAELKLCGEYGLKTKHEIYRIGYQLSKIRRAARDLLTRDEKDPKRLFEGNALIRRLVRVGILPEDKMKLDYVLSLKIEDFLERRLQTQVFKLGLAKSVHHARILIKQRHIAVGKQLVSIPSYMVRLDSQKHIDFAATSPYGGGRAGRVKRRSEKAKADAAKAEEEGADKE
- the RPL21B gene encoding 60S ribosomal protein L21B (BUSCO:EOG0934462H) produces the protein MGKSHGLRSRTRYAFSRDYKKHGGLPMSTYLKVYRVGDIVDIKVNGSIQKGMPFKFYHGRTGIVYNVTKSAVGIIVNKIVGNRYLEKRINVKIEHVKHSKCRAEFLERVKENAAKRIEAKTAGKTVQLKRKPAPPRGSKVVTGVPTTLAPVAYETYI
- the ATP4 gene encoding atp4 subunit B of the stator stalk of mitochondrial F1F0 ATP synthase (BUSCO:EOG09343MVB), with product MLATRLALRAVKPVVFRSALLVSARPISPIGLRFLATKTPQSDKSPSKVDPKTKASSLIAALPGSNFLTKTGTLATATAATIYAISEGLYVVNDESMLVITFFSFVYLIVKTVVPMYGEFAKNRMAAVTKLLNDARANHVQAVKDRINQVATLKDIVSTTKALFEMSKETAALEAESFELKQKVHVASEAKSVLDSWLRYEAQVRQLQQEQLSSTVIGNVQKNLKDPKLEDRVLAESISEIERLFAKEK